Below is a window of Streptomyces sp. NBC_01429 DNA.
CGTACGCGGTACTACACCTGGAACAACACGAACCAGTTGCTCGGTTCGTACGACGGTGTCATCGGCATCAAGACCGGTACGACGACCCCTGCGGGCGAATGCCTGGTCTTCGCGGCCACCCGTGGCGCCAAGACCCTCGTCGGCACGGTCCTGAACAGCACCGACCGCTACGGCGACGCGGCGAAGATGCTGGACTACGGGTTCGGTTCGGACACCGCGAAGAACATGAAGCTCCGCAAACTCCCGGCGAACACGCAGCGCGACTGAGTCCGCTCCCGTTCTGATCGACACGTCAGGGCGTCACCGAAACTCCGGTGACGCCCTGACACCGGGTCTGCCGGCGCCCGACGAGAGCCGTGAAGGTCTGCCGGCCGGCTGGAGAGACGCGCAGGGTGGGGCCGGTGGCTCTCCTGCTGCGGGAGGCGGGTACGTGGCGGTGCCCGTGAGAGCGATCCAGGGCTCGTGTTTATGCAACATCGCGCATAGTCGCAGGGGATGCCGGGCGCGCGGTGGACCTGCCGGAGGGCGAGGAGCAGACGCGATATGCGGCGGCCCTCAGCGGCTACGAGAGGGGCGTCAACCGCCCAGCGGAAGCGCACCGCCCCGCCCTGCCCAACGGCAGCCGCGGGCACCGGTATCGCCACCGCCGCGCATCCGCCCGTACGGGCAACGCCCCCGACCGCACATGGAGGTGCGCGTCCAGGGCCTCAGACCGTGAAAACCCCGAGCCCTGCCCCGAGCCCGTGCTCCACGAGGACCGGCTGAACTACACCCCCGTCGCAGGCAGCGTCACCCTCGCGCGGCATCGCGCCGCGCGGCTCATCGCGGAGTGGGGGCATCCCGAACTCGCCTGGTCCGTCGCGCTGGTGGTGAGTGAACTCGGCACGAACGCCCTGAAGTACGGCGTGATCCGTGGCCGGCTCTTTCAGGTGCGCAGCGTCCTGCGGCCCAGCGGTCTGCGCGTCGAGGTCAGCGACCCGCGGGGCGAACGGCTGCCGCTGGCGCGGATCGCGGCGGACGACGAGTGTTTCGGGCGGGGGCTGGGCATCGTGGCGCAGGTCGCGGACCGTTGGGGGACGGAGCCCCGGACGGTCGGGAAGACGGTGTTCGCCGAGTTCGACGTGCGCGGTGGCGCCGGGACCGGCAGCGTCAACCGGGGCGGCGGTGGGGTGGGGTGATCGAGCCCGTGACCGACCAGCGGCTGTGGGGCGTGGTCGCGCTCGCCGGCAGTTTTCTCGTGCTCGTGGTGGCGGTGCTGTGGGCGTCGTCCTCGGACCCGGGGGAGGAGGCGCGGGCCCTGTTGCTCGAGGCGGAGTCCGACGCGGCGGCGGGGGCCGGGGCGGCACCGGGTACGAGGGCGGACGCGGGCCCGTCGTACTCGTACATCTGTCACTGCCACCGCGCGCCGGTCCTCGTGACCGTGCGCGCGGCTCAACTCCCGCGCCTTCGTGGGTGGGGCAGGTTATGACTTCGGGCAGATCATGATTTCGACGCGAGGTCCTTCTCCATCGTGTCCAGGATCTGGCTCGCGCCCGTGTAGCCGATGCCGAGCATCCACAGGTTGTCGTCGACCTTGAACGCCTTGTTCTTCTTCACGGCGTCGATGTTCTTCCAGAGCGGGCCGCCGGTGATGTCCGTCTCCTTGGCCTTCTTCGGGTCTCCGTAGGCGGAGTAGAAGAGGACGTCGGCGTCGGCCTGGTCGATCTGCTCGGGGCTGACGTCGACCGAGAAGCCGTCCTTGTCCTGGTTGGCGGGCCGGCCGACCTGGAGGTCCTTGAAGAGGGAGCCGACGAACGTGTCGTTCAGATAGAGGCGCGTGTCGGCGCCTTCCACGAAGCGTACGAAGCCGACCTTCGTCTGCGCCGCCTTCGCCGGTCCGCCCAGCGCCTCGGTCACCCGCTCGACGTGGGCGGTGTAGTCGGTGACGACCTTCTTCGCCTCGGTCTTCTTGCCGAGGGCGTCGGCGTGCAGCGCGAAGTTGGCGCGCCAGGTGCCGCCGGTTGACTCGGAGAAGACGGTCGGGGCGATGGCGGAGAGCGCCTTGTAGTTCTTCTCGTCGCGGACCTTGCTGCTCAGGATCAGGTCCGGCTTGAGGGCGTTGATGGCTTCGAGGTTGGGCTCGGCGATGACGCCGACGGGCTTGATGTCCTTGAGCTGGTCGGCGGGGAGGTAGGCGGAGAAGGGGGCCTTGTCCGCGACGGTGGTGGCGCCGACGGGGGTGATCCCCAGGGTGACGGCCGAGTCCAGCGAGTCGGTGTCCAGGACGACGACCCGCTGGGGCGCGTCGTTGACCTGGACGTCGCCCATGGCCGTCTTGACGGTGTGCGTACCCGCGCCGCCCGCGCCGCCGGGGGTCTTGCCCTTGGCGGCCGGGGACTCGTCGTCGCTGCCGCACGCGGTGAGGGTGACGGCGAGCGCGGTGGCGACGGCGGCGGCCAGGGTGATGCGGCCGGTGAAGGTTCTGGGCACGGTGGGGCCTCCCTGACGGCAGCCCGGACTCTCCCGGACCAAGTAAGGCAAACCTAATCTTGGCGCCGCCCGCGCAACAAGTCGGTTTCGGAGGAAGAGGGCTTCTCGTCGGGCGGGTTGGGTAGCCTGCTGCCGTGCTTCGAGTGCGCCCGGCGGATCCGGACGGGTCATGACGGGAAGCGGTAGTACGGCACTGGTCGAGTGCTCCCGTTTCACCGAGGAGGATTGCGAGCGAGTGGAACGGCAAGGCGCCGAAGGGCTCGCCCAGTTACCGCGCCGGATTCCCTGAATGACAGGAAAGTCCGCGACGTGCGGGTGAAGGGGAGGGACAGGGCGCCGTGAGCCTGGCCGCAGAAGACACGAACCGCCGCATGCTCCGGGCGCGGGACGCGATGGACCGCGACTACGCGCGACCGCTGGACGTCCCGGCGCTGGCGCGGATCGCTCATGTGTCGCAGGCGCACTTCACGCGCACCTTCCGGGCCACGTTCGGTGAGACGCCGCACCGCTATCTGCAACGCCGCCGTATGGAGCGGGCGATGTTCCTGCTGCGGGAGACCGACCGCAGCGTGACGGACATCTGCTTCGAGGTCGGCTTCACCAGCCCCGGCACCTTCAGCCGTACGTTCCGCGACATCGTCGGCCGGTCGCCCCGGACGTACCGCAAGGAGGCGACGGCCGTGGGTGTGCCCACGTGCTTCACGATGGCGTGGACCCGCCCGCGTACCTGACCCGCTCAGTCGGCCGGCGGCCGTGGGTCCGCCCTTCAGCCGACTGAGCAGTTTCGGATAAGTTCTCGCCGCGACCGGTCGATAGCGTGAGTCCCATGTTCAACGCCATCACGCAGTCACAGATATACGTCCTCGACCAGGACCGGGCCCTCGACTTCTACGTCGGCAAGCTGGGCCTGGAAGTCACCGCAGACGTCCAGTTGGGGCTCATGCGCTGGCTGACCGTCAGCCTTCCCGGCCACCCCGAACGGCAGATCCTTCTGGAGAAGCCCGGCGCTCCGGCGATGTCGGAGGAGACGGCGGAGCAGGTGCGCGAGCTGGTGACGAAGGGGGCGGTGGGCGGCTGGCTCATCTTCACCACCAGCGACTGCCGCAAGACCTACGAGACCCTGTTGGAGCGCGGAGTGGAGTTCACCGAGGAACCGACCGAGCGCCCGTACGGGATCGACTGCGGCCTGCGCGACCCCTTCGGCAACCGCATCCGCTTCACCCAGCCGAAGACCTGAGCCCCCGGCCGGCCTCGTACGGCGCGTCGTGCGCTGACGGGGCCGCGCCTCCGCTCGGGGCCGCGCCTCCGCTCGGGGCCGCGCCTCCGTATCGCTGTTGACGGGGGTCGGACACCACGGTTCGGCTGGAGACGTGCTGCCGGGCGGGACGGTGCCGTGGGCCGACCTCCGGTTGGCGCCCACCGGCAGGCTGACGAGCTGAAGGGCGGCGATCAGCGCGCCGGTTCAGCGTGCCCGACCAGTCCGGGCGACGCGGCGCGCGCGAGGCCGCGTGCTCTCCGGGTACTCGCGTGTCCGTGCCTGCGACTGGGCCCGGGGCTGTGACGGCTCCTTCGTGTACAGCCTGTAGAACACCGCCGCCGCCGTGCACGCCGCCACGAACAGCGCGAGTCCCGAGGACGAGAAGACGCTGTGCCCGGAGAGGCACATGAGGAAGCCGATCGGCGCTGCCACCACCGCGCCCCAGGCCACGGCGCGTATCTCGCGCGGCAGGGAGCGCTGTACGAGGAGGAGGCCGACGAGCAGCGCGAGCAGCGCCGCTCCGGAGACCAGCGCCAGGGCGAGCTGGCCGTACGTGGCGGGGCCGCCGTCGCGTGCGATGGCCGCCGCGTAGGCGCCGTAGATGATGCCGAGGACGAGCGGCACCCCCAGCGCGAGCGGCGACAGCCGGTGGCGCGTGCCGTGCGCGACGCCCTGCGCGACGGTCGGTGTGGCGCCCTGGGCGGCGCCTCGCCCGGCTCCGCGCGCGGAGGCGAGGTGCCCGGTGTCGTACCGCGAGGCGCCCTGCGGGCCGGTCCTGCGCCCGGGGACGGTGGTCCTGTCGGTGGTCCGGTGGGAAGCGTGGAGCCTTGAGGCGCGGTGGCGCGGCGGCATCCGGACGGGTGTGGCCATGGTGGGGAACTCCTTCCCTACGCCCCCCACTGCCCCCCGATTGCCCCTCCTTTTTTCCGCTTCGGTCTTTCTCTTACCTCTTCGGTCTTCTCTCCAGAGCACACCCGGTGGTCACGCACGTCAACCCCAACGCCCGCCGCGCTCACCGGGTCGGCGGCGCCCCGCTCGCGTCGGCTGTGCGCGCGCCATCCCCTTGAGGAGTGCGGACCTCTCGGATCTCTCGGATCTCTCGCTTCTCCTCCTCCACTCCTCCGTCCTCCTCGTCCTCGTCGTGCTCCTCGTCCCCCTCTTCTCTCTCCTCCTCGCACCCCACCGTGATGTCCCGGTTCCTCGCGGCCCTCTCCACGTCCCTGATCGTCCTGCTGGCCGTCCTCACCCCCGTCAGCGCGGTCGCGGCCTGGTCCGATCTGGAGATCGGCGACACCGGCCGCTTCGTCTCCACCGTGGCGCCGCTCGACTCCGACATCCACGTCCAGCGGGCGGTCGCTGACCGGATCACCGATGAGGTCATGGCCGAGGTCAAGGTGGGACCGCTCCAGCAGGGCGTCCGCAACCTCCTGCACGACGCCGTGCTGTCCTTCGCCACCACCGACGCCTTCCGGAACGCCTGGCGTACGGCGGTCCGCGCCGCCCACGCCGCCGTGGAAAAGGTCCTGAGCAGCGGCGGCGATACGGTGACGATCGATCTGGCGCCCATCACCGAGCAGGTGAAGAAGCAACTGATGGCCGACAACGTGCCCTTCTCCGACCGGATCCCCGTACGGCACGAGGACACCACCGTCCTGGAGGCCAACGGGCTCGGGGTCTGGCGCGATGTCGCGCAGGGGCTCCGCGCCGCCGGGATCTGGCCGGCCGTCGGCACCGTGGTGGCGGCGGTCGCGGCCGTGCTGCTCGCCGGGCGCGGCGGCCGGGCGCGGGCGCTGATCGGCGTCGGCGCGGCGTGCGCGATCGGCGCGGGGCTGCTGGTCATCGCGGTCGCCGTGGCGCGCGGCTCGATCCCCGCCGACCTGCCCAACAACGGCGACCGGTCCGCCGCCCGCGCGATCTTCGACGCGCTGACCGAGTCGCTCCGGCTGACGGCCTGGTCCGTCCTGGCCGCCGGGCTCGTTCTGGCCGTCGGTACGTGGCTCACCGGGCGGCTCAGGGGCGCGTGGCACGCCCGCTTCCGGCCGACCGGCACCTGATGCTCCGACAACCGCGCGCTCAGGGGCCGGGCGAATTCGCAGGTGGGAGGGGGACACGCCGGACTTTACTGAATCTTTATGCCGATACCACCCGACCGAATGTCCCTTTTGTTCCATGTGGAGCACCATGGTGGGTATGAGCCAGAACACAGCACACAGGCCCCCCACCACCACAGGCACGGGCGTGGGCACAGGCACAACTGGCACAGGAAGGGGCATGAGTACGTCCGGTACCGGCACCGGTTACGGCGCGGGAACCGGCGCGCATGCCGAGCGAAAGGCCGCCTGGGCTGTTGGCGGCAGCATCCTTGCCGGTGTCCTGCTGCTGGTCACAGGGGCGACCAACATCCTCCAGAGCATCAC
It encodes the following:
- a CDS encoding VOC family protein, which encodes MFNAITQSQIYVLDQDRALDFYVGKLGLEVTADVQLGLMRWLTVSLPGHPERQILLEKPGAPAMSEETAEQVRELVTKGAVGGWLIFTTSDCRKTYETLLERGVEFTEEPTERPYGIDCGLRDPFGNRIRFTQPKT
- a CDS encoding ABC transporter substrate-binding protein, translating into MPRTFTGRITLAAAVATALAVTLTACGSDDESPAAKGKTPGGAGGAGTHTVKTAMGDVQVNDAPQRVVVLDTDSLDSAVTLGITPVGATTVADKAPFSAYLPADQLKDIKPVGVIAEPNLEAINALKPDLILSSKVRDEKNYKALSAIAPTVFSESTGGTWRANFALHADALGKKTEAKKVVTDYTAHVERVTEALGGPAKAAQTKVGFVRFVEGADTRLYLNDTFVGSLFKDLQVGRPANQDKDGFSVDVSPEQIDQADADVLFYSAYGDPKKAKETDITGGPLWKNIDAVKKNKAFKVDDNLWMLGIGYTGASQILDTMEKDLASKS
- a CDS encoding AraC family transcriptional regulator — its product is MSLAAEDTNRRMLRARDAMDRDYARPLDVPALARIAHVSQAHFTRTFRATFGETPHRYLQRRRMERAMFLLRETDRSVTDICFEVGFTSPGTFSRTFRDIVGRSPRTYRKEATAVGVPTCFTMAWTRPRT
- a CDS encoding ATP-binding protein, whose translation is MLHEDRLNYTPVAGSVTLARHRAARLIAEWGHPELAWSVALVVSELGTNALKYGVIRGRLFQVRSVLRPSGLRVEVSDPRGERLPLARIAADDECFGRGLGIVAQVADRWGTEPRTVGKTVFAEFDVRGGAGTGSVNRGGGGVG